One genomic region from Amia ocellicauda isolate fAmiCal2 chromosome 4, fAmiCal2.hap1, whole genome shotgun sequence encodes:
- the pdia3 gene encoding protein disulfide-isomerase A3: MFKLLFLAFLAGAARASDVLEFTDDDFDSRIVEHDMILVEFFAPWCGHCKRLAPEYEAAATRLKGIVSLAKVDCTANSNVCNKFGVSGYPTLKIFRDGEDAGAYDGPRTADGIVSHLKKQAGPASVEIKTAAELEKYIGDRDASVVGFFADGSSMSQTEFLKSASALRESYRFAHTNSEELLQKHAVEGEGIILFRPPRLSNKFEEASVKFSEDKYTSSKIKKFIQDNIFGICPHMTEDNKDQLKGKDLLVAYFDVDYEKNPKGSNYWRNRVMKVAKSFLDQGKTLSFAVANRNSFNHDVSELGLDASSGELPVVGIRTANGDKYVMQEEFSRDGKALERFLQDYFDGKLKRYLKSEPIPENNDGPVKVLVAENFDEIVNDDDKDVLIEFYAPWCGHCKSLEPKYKELGEKLADDPNIVIAKMDATANDVPSPYEVRGFPTIYFSPAGKKQSPKKYEGGREVNDFIDYLKKEASNPVVVQEDEKKPKKKKKSEL; this comes from the exons ATGTTTAAATTGCTTTTCTTGGCTTTTCTCGCCGGGGCTGCAAGGGCCAGTGATGTGCTAGAGTTCACGGATGACGACTTTGACAGCAGAATTGTAGAGCATGACATGATTCTGGTGGAGTTTTTCGCACCCTG GTGTGGCCACTGTAAACGGCTGGCCCCGGAGTACGAGGCTGCTGCCACACGGCTCAAAGGCATTGTCTCGCTGGCAAAG GTTGACTGCACAGCAAATTCCAATGTGTGTAACAAGTTTGGGGTCAGTGGTTACCCCACTCTCAAGATCTTCAGGGATGGAGAGGATGCTGGTGCATATGATGGTCCTCGCACTGCAG ATGGGATTGTGAGCCATTTGAAGAAGCAGGCAGGCCCTGCCTCTGTGGAGATCAAGACTGCAGCTGAGTTGGAGAAGTACATTGGAGACCGGGATGCCAGCGTTGTTG GATTCTTTGCTGATGGGAGCAGCATGTCTCAGACAGAGTTCCTGAAGTCTGCCAGTGCCCTGCGAGAGTCGTACCGCTTCGCTCACACAAACTCTGAGGAGCTGCTGCAGAAACACGCCGTCGAGGGAGA AGGAATCATTCTCTTCCGGCCACCACGTCTGAGCAACAAGTTTGAGGAGGCCAGTGTGAAGTTCAGTGAGGACAAGTATACTAGCAGCAAGATCAAGAAGTTCATCCAGGACAACAT CTTTGGAATATGCCCCCACATGACGGAGGACAACAAGGACCAGCTGAAGGGAAAGGACTTGCTGGTGGCTTACTTTGATGTTGATTATGAGAAGAACCCCAAAGGCTCCAACTATTGGAGAAACAG GGTAATGAAGGTGGCCAAGAGCTTCCTGGACCAAGGAAAGACATTGAGCTTCGCTGTGGCTAACAGGAACTCCTTCAACCATGATGTGTCTGAGCTTGGACTGGATGCCAGCAGTGGAGAACTCCCAGTTGTGGGCATTCGAACTGCCAATGGTGACAAATATGTCATGCAGGAAGAATTTTC GCGTGATGGTAAAGCACTGGAGCGATTCCTGCAGGATTACTTTGATGGCAAACTGAAACGTTACCTCAAGTCTGAGCCAATCCCTGAGAACAATGATGGGCCAGTCAAG GTGTTGGTGGCAGAGAACTTTGACGAAATTGTCAATGACGATGACAAAGATGTGCTGATTGAGTTCTATGCACCCTGGTGTGGACATTGCAAGAGCCTTGAGCCCAAATACAAGGAACTTGGCGAGAAG CTGGCTGATGATCCCAACATTGTCATTGCCAAGATGGATGCCACTGCCAATGACGTGCCCTCTCCATATGAAGTCAGAGG ATTCCCAACCATTTATTTCTCCCCTGCTGGGAAAAAGCAGAGCCCGAAGAAATATGAG GGAGGACGTGAAGTGAACGACTTCATCGACTATCTGAAGAAAGAGGCATCAAATCCCGTAGTGGTCCAAGAAGATGAGAAGAAacccaagaagaagaagaaatctgAATTGTAA